One genomic region from Natrinema sp. CBA1119 encodes:
- a CDS encoding PQQ-binding-like beta-propeller repeat protein gives MTTDDGILRRETLKLLGALGVGTTAGVSTAAGAVTSDYPVVVGEWRQIGRATTQSSYNTDTDGPIDTPTTLDWWETLGGNSVTAPAIANDTVYVADGTQVVALDISNGRVTWKYDEGEVFTDRPIVVEGISSSSIAIQGIATLSRNFTFSTLPTGVRSGWQMSPVVLAFPLPMGRCVMSLMAQPSAR, from the coding sequence ATGACGACTGATGACGGAATCTTGAGGCGGGAGACGCTCAAACTACTGGGTGCTCTTGGCGTGGGTACCACAGCGGGTGTCTCGACGGCGGCAGGTGCCGTTACCAGTGATTATCCAGTGGTCGTCGGTGAATGGCGACAAATCGGACGGGCAACAACACAATCATCGTATAACACGGATACGGATGGACCGATAGATACTCCCACGACACTTGACTGGTGGGAGACGCTCGGTGGGAACTCGGTTACTGCCCCGGCGATCGCGAATGACACGGTGTATGTGGCTGACGGAACGCAAGTAGTTGCGCTCGACATCAGCAACGGCCGTGTTACCTGGAAGTATGATGAAGGGGAGGTCTTCACAGATCGACCAATCGTGGTCGAGGGTATCTCATCGTCCTCCATCGCGATTCAGGGTATAGCAACACTATCTCGGAACTTCACGTTCTCGACGCTACCGACGGGAGTCAGGAGTGGGTGGCAGATGTCTCCAGTGGTGCTCGCTTTCCCGTTGCCGATGGGTCGATGTGTTATGTCGCTGATGGCTCAACCGTCCGCGCGCTGA
- a CDS encoding PQQ-binding-like beta-propeller repeat protein has product MEDRTFVTGASGTIRAHTSGAPSPVTISSPEAGTWPGSAYDSATTAYNPTAAPPTGDQGTTLDWWKTFETAPASEPASDGDRLYVSADNEVIAFNAETLDPEWRYNDGDLFRDQPVIAGPFVLAFEQESGYSNTIDRLHVIEAESGSRRWDTSVSAGAHLPVVDEETAYLATPGTVKAYNLASGSLNWQFDLPEVASAQPALTEDRLFVLTEDGEGYGTGKADLYALDPETGNARWRARIGDGNGQCVVADDQRVYATTTNGGVTALTHNGDEQWTHNESADNYEYLVANETLVYVTTTNGAGVTALEKSTGNRAWRESEMGAASSLPSVTDAGVLIGTVNREVLLLDADTGDILWRRVHDDVVDGQIPIDETVYVAGGSTLRAHIAGTAEGVEPPRIPTLGWATDGYDAGQTGGTEGDGPTDEPEILWDQTFDHSETTPPATDGDTAYIAAGDLKAVDLRTGESVWTYDEGDTFQTWQPVLADDTVLAIEYDVGYNASPTALHAVDVRTGTQQWQIPVSSDIYPPVVAGGMVYIAFGSKIEARSLEDGTQIWQFETDESVNAQPAIGKDRVYVLTEDGEGYGTGEATLYAIDASDGNGRWQVSFGDGNGWSVLTTDTSVFATTRNGGVTAFTHNGKENWTHNSSAGTFGYLAHNGDTLFVTTNDSPGVTALNPETGDQVWQKGTEGEPFSQPAATGETLYVGTKEKEVLASSVFS; this is encoded by the coding sequence GTGGAAGACCGGACGTTCGTCACGGGTGCTAGCGGAACGATCCGGGCGCATACGAGCGGGGCACCATCTCCAGTTACGATCTCATCGCCGGAGGCAGGAACATGGCCTGGGAGCGCATACGACTCGGCAACGACGGCGTACAACCCCACAGCCGCACCACCGACAGGCGATCAGGGAACGACGCTTGACTGGTGGAAAACTTTTGAGACTGCTCCAGCGAGCGAACCGGCGTCTGACGGTGACCGGCTTTACGTCTCGGCCGATAACGAAGTAATTGCCTTTAACGCGGAAACGCTTGATCCCGAGTGGCGATACAATGACGGTGACCTCTTCAGAGATCAGCCAGTTATTGCCGGGCCGTTCGTCCTTGCCTTTGAACAGGAGTCCGGGTATAGTAACACTATTGACCGACTCCACGTAATTGAGGCTGAGAGTGGCAGCCGGCGGTGGGACACCAGCGTGTCCGCCGGTGCCCACTTACCAGTCGTGGATGAGGAGACAGCCTATCTCGCGACGCCAGGGACAGTCAAGGCGTATAACCTCGCCAGTGGCTCACTCAACTGGCAGTTTGACCTCCCCGAAGTAGCCAGTGCACAGCCAGCGTTAACAGAGGATCGACTGTTTGTCCTCACCGAGGACGGCGAGGGGTATGGAACTGGCAAAGCAGATCTCTACGCCCTTGATCCCGAAACTGGCAACGCACGATGGCGCGCTCGGATTGGTGACGGCAACGGCCAGTGCGTTGTTGCCGACGACCAACGAGTGTATGCGACGACGACGAACGGTGGCGTCACCGCACTCACTCATAACGGTGACGAGCAGTGGACGCACAACGAAAGTGCAGATAACTACGAATACCTCGTCGCCAATGAGACCCTCGTGTACGTCACGACGACGAATGGCGCTGGAGTAACTGCACTTGAAAAATCGACCGGCAACCGAGCATGGCGAGAATCCGAGATGGGTGCTGCATCATCACTGCCATCGGTCACCGACGCCGGAGTACTCATTGGAACTGTCAACCGGGAAGTCCTCCTGCTTGATGCAGACACTGGCGATATTCTGTGGCGCCGTGTCCATGACGATGTCGTTGACGGACAGATCCCTATTGACGAGACGGTATATGTTGCTGGTGGTTCAACGCTCCGGGCTCACATTGCTGGCACAGCCGAGGGTGTTGAGCCGCCTCGAATTCCCACTCTTGGCTGGGCGACTGACGGGTATGATGCTGGCCAGACTGGCGGTACCGAAGGTGATGGACCAACGGATGAGCCGGAGATCCTCTGGGACCAGACATTCGATCATAGCGAAACGACACCACCGGCTACCGATGGCGATACAGCCTATATTGCGGCTGGAGATCTCAAAGCAGTTGATCTGCGAACCGGTGAGTCAGTCTGGACGTACGACGAGGGCGATACCTTCCAGACATGGCAACCAGTACTCGCAGATGACACCGTGTTGGCCATTGAGTACGATGTCGGATACAACGCATCGCCGACAGCACTCCATGCAGTTGATGTAAGAACCGGCACGCAACAGTGGCAAATTCCCGTCTCGAGCGACATCTATCCGCCAGTTGTTGCTGGCGGCATGGTGTACATCGCCTTCGGATCAAAGATTGAAGCACGGTCCTTAGAGGACGGAACACAAATCTGGCAGTTCGAAACTGACGAAAGCGTCAACGCGCAGCCCGCCATCGGCAAAGATCGAGTCTACGTCCTTACGGAAGATGGAGAAGGATATGGAACCGGTGAAGCCACCCTGTACGCGATCGACGCAAGCGATGGCAATGGACGGTGGCAGGTCAGCTTCGGTGACGGCAACGGATGGTCTGTCCTTACAACCGACACAAGCGTATTTGCGACGACCAGAAATGGTGGCGTCACCGCGTTTACTCATAACGGCAAGGAGAATTGGACGCACAACAGTTCAGCAGGGACATTCGGGTATCTAGCGCACAATGGTGACACCCTATTCGTGACCACGAATGATTCTCCTGGTGTGACTGCACTCAACCCAGAGACAGGCGATCAAGTCTGGCAAAAGGGGACCGAAGGAGAGCCGTTCAGCCAACCTGCAGCCACAGGGGAAACCCTGTACGTTGGAACCAAAGAGAAGGAAGTCCTCGCCTCATCTGTCTTTAGTTAG